A single region of the Plantactinospora soyae genome encodes:
- a CDS encoding response regulator transcription factor: MGADPVAGVTPEGSRITVAIVDDHPVVIEGIRSWLATESRLAVVATGEDPDLVLAAGQPPADVILLDLRLHGRMVIDKVAELSGAGRRVVVYSEHTDSDTILAVLDAGAVAFLAKHEGREHCVQTVLAAASDRPYVPPALAGAIVGDRRSGRPVLSDKEREALLLWFQSMSKASVARRMKISEHTVKQYVDRARIKYARAGRPAATKAALLARAIEDGLVRADEIGN, translated from the coding sequence ATGGGTGCAGACCCGGTGGCGGGCGTGACCCCGGAGGGATCGCGGATCACCGTCGCGATCGTCGACGACCATCCCGTGGTCATCGAGGGAATCCGCTCGTGGTTGGCCACCGAGTCCCGGTTGGCGGTGGTGGCGACCGGCGAGGACCCGGACCTGGTGCTCGCCGCCGGTCAACCGCCGGCCGACGTGATCCTGCTCGACCTGCGGCTGCACGGGCGGATGGTGATCGACAAGGTCGCCGAGCTCAGCGGCGCGGGCCGACGGGTCGTGGTCTACTCCGAGCACACCGACTCCGACACCATCCTCGCCGTCCTCGACGCGGGCGCGGTCGCCTTCCTGGCCAAGCACGAGGGGCGGGAGCACTGCGTACAGACCGTTCTCGCGGCGGCGAGCGACCGCCCGTACGTGCCTCCGGCGCTCGCCGGTGCGATCGTCGGCGACCGGCGCTCGGGTCGGCCCGTACTGTCCGACAAGGAACGTGAGGCGTTGCTGCTCTGGTTCCAGTCGATGTCGAAGGCGTCGGTGGCGCGGCGGATGAAAATCAGCGAGCACACCGTCAAGCAGTACGTCGACCGGGCCCGGATCAAGTACGCCCGGGCCGGAAGGCCGGCCGCGACCAAGGCCGCCCTGCTCGCCCGGGCGATCGAGGACGGTCTCGTCCGGGCCGATGAGATAGGCAACTAG
- a CDS encoding AI-2E family transporter, with the protein MDKPADRSNGYGRPLDRLPWLLRWVVLASACLLIVTAGAYVLAQIAIRLAPLSIALAATLFLAALLDPVSSRLRRHRVPPALAALAALLLLLGLLGGAVVLIWRLTADQFSDLAQQLDQGLDRTRDFLTSALPVSREQLDQWAERVRSGLQKSAPDPISGAATLAEAAGGLLLVLVLLFFLLKDGRPMWRWVLKWTSDGARRRTEAAGRAGWHTLGAYTRGTMLIAAIDAVGIGIALVVLRVPLALPLTVITFLGGFVPIIGATVAGSIAVLVALAAKGPTTALLVLAAVITVQQLEGNLLEPLIMKRQVRLHPVVVLIAVTAGTLLGGIVGAFVSVPITAVIYNVVSTIAMDRRSRAAPGTPGGADDPDGVDKPDGADNSDGVDKPDGADEPDGNSDDRGDSDNRGDSGTAGSDGVDSGTGAAGRKRSDGAD; encoded by the coding sequence ATGGACAAGCCGGCCGACCGGTCGAACGGGTACGGCCGCCCGCTGGACCGTCTCCCCTGGCTGCTGCGCTGGGTCGTACTGGCCAGCGCCTGCCTGCTCATCGTCACCGCCGGGGCGTACGTCCTGGCGCAGATCGCGATCCGGCTCGCCCCGCTGAGCATCGCGCTCGCCGCCACCCTGTTCCTCGCCGCGCTGCTCGACCCGGTGTCCAGTCGACTGCGCCGGCACCGGGTACCGCCCGCGCTCGCCGCGCTCGCCGCCCTGCTGCTGTTGCTGGGCCTGCTCGGCGGTGCCGTGGTGCTGATCTGGCGGCTGACCGCCGATCAGTTCTCCGACCTGGCCCAGCAGTTGGACCAGGGACTGGACCGGACCCGGGACTTCCTCACCTCGGCGCTGCCGGTCAGCCGCGAGCAACTGGACCAGTGGGCCGAACGCGTCAGAAGCGGGTTGCAGAAGTCCGCTCCCGATCCGATCAGCGGCGCGGCCACCCTCGCCGAGGCGGCCGGCGGACTCCTGCTCGTCCTGGTGCTGTTGTTCTTCCTGTTGAAGGACGGCCGCCCGATGTGGCGGTGGGTGCTGAAGTGGACCTCCGACGGGGCCCGTCGGCGGACCGAGGCGGCCGGCCGCGCCGGCTGGCATACGTTGGGCGCCTACACCCGGGGCACGATGTTGATCGCCGCGATCGACGCGGTCGGGATCGGGATCGCCCTGGTCGTGCTGCGGGTGCCGCTGGCCCTGCCGCTCACCGTGATCACCTTTCTCGGCGGCTTCGTGCCGATCATCGGTGCCACCGTCGCCGGCAGCATCGCGGTGCTCGTCGCGCTCGCCGCCAAGGGGCCGACCACCGCGCTGCTCGTACTGGCGGCGGTGATCACCGTCCAACAACTGGAGGGCAACCTCCTCGAACCGCTGATCATGAAACGACAGGTCCGGCTCCACCCCGTGGTGGTGTTGATCGCCGTCACCGCCGGCACGCTGCTCGGCGGCATCGTCGGCGCGTTCGTCTCGGTGCCGATCACGGCGGTGATCTACAACGTGGTCAGCACGATCGCCATGGATCGCCGGTCCAGAGCCGCGCCCGGCACGCCCGGCGGCGCCGACGACCCCGACGGCGTTGACAAACCCGACGGCGCCGACAACTCCGACGGCGTTGACAAACCCGATGGTGCTGACGAACCCGACGGAAACTCCGACGATCGCGGAGACTCTGACAATCGTGGAGACTCCGGTACCGCCGGCTCCGATGGCGTCGACTCCGGGACCGGGGCCGCCGGCCGGAAGAGGTCCGACGGCGCCGATTAG
- a CDS encoding NADPH-dependent F420 reductase has product MRIGIVGTGHVGGTLARLFSKAGHEVVVANSRGPETLRGLTEELDGRVRAATVEEAARFGEVVVVSVPFGRHTEVPADPMSGKTVIDTGNYYPERDGHYPELDEGRTTSSELLQRHLGGARLVKTFNTMRWDHLREYGRQSSAMQRYGMPVSGDDVDAKRRVSALIEQVGFEPVDAGGLADGRRQQPGSPLYLADLTGGELHERLGAP; this is encoded by the coding sequence GTGCGGATCGGCATCGTCGGCACCGGACACGTCGGGGGCACCCTGGCCCGGCTGTTCAGCAAGGCCGGCCACGAGGTGGTGGTGGCCAACTCCCGGGGACCGGAGACGCTTCGTGGGCTGACCGAGGAACTGGACGGGCGGGTGCGGGCGGCCACCGTCGAGGAGGCGGCCCGGTTCGGCGAGGTGGTGGTGGTCTCCGTGCCGTTCGGGCGCCACACCGAGGTGCCCGCCGATCCGATGTCCGGGAAGACCGTGATCGATACCGGGAACTACTACCCGGAGCGGGACGGACACTATCCGGAACTCGACGAGGGCCGGACCACCTCCAGTGAACTGCTCCAGCGGCATCTCGGCGGCGCCCGGCTCGTCAAGACGTTCAACACGATGCGCTGGGACCACCTGCGCGAGTACGGCCGACAGTCCTCCGCCATGCAGCGGTACGGCATGCCGGTCTCCGGCGACGACGTCGACGCGAAACGGCGGGTCTCCGCCCTGATCGAGCAGGTCGGGTTCGAGCCGGTCGACGCCGGGGGCCTCGCCGACGGGCGCCGGCAGCAGCCCGGCTCCCCGCTCTACCTGGCCGACCTGACCGGCGGCGAACTGCACGAGCGGCTCGGCGCCCCCTGA
- a CDS encoding helix-turn-helix domain-containing protein translates to MATEPSSQFVAYRPAPALRPFLAGYVGYREVGIPPGRHRGLPSPYLTMIVTLDEPLVMAAHPDPATPPGRYDTLVGGLHTAPALVEHDGRQSGVQLALSPLGARALLGLPAGELTNTDLDAGTLLGPLARELHERIRAAPTWAERFAVLDRLLLRRLDVETRPRDELMWAWRRLLATGGGVSMSELAGEVGWSSRYLSRCFGMEIGLSPKRAARVVRFDRARRLLQRRAGAGRAGGLAEVAATTGYYDQAHLDRDFRAFAGCPPSRWLAEEFRLADEFQDVEEFPAVDELSTSDEFPTVEEFQAFDGSSGR, encoded by the coding sequence ATGGCGACCGAGCCGAGTTCGCAGTTCGTCGCGTACCGTCCGGCTCCGGCGCTGCGCCCGTTCCTCGCCGGGTACGTCGGATACCGGGAGGTGGGGATTCCCCCGGGCCGGCATCGAGGGCTGCCGTCGCCGTACCTGACGATGATCGTCACCCTCGACGAGCCGCTCGTCATGGCCGCCCATCCGGACCCGGCCACCCCGCCGGGCCGGTACGACACGCTCGTCGGCGGCCTGCACACGGCACCCGCGCTGGTCGAGCACGACGGTCGCCAGTCCGGCGTCCAACTGGCGCTGTCACCGCTCGGCGCCCGGGCGTTGCTCGGTCTGCCGGCCGGCGAACTGACCAACACCGACCTCGATGCCGGTACCCTGCTCGGTCCGCTCGCCCGCGAACTGCACGAACGGATCCGGGCCGCCCCGACCTGGGCCGAGCGGTTCGCGGTGCTGGACCGGCTGCTCCTGCGGCGCCTGGATGTCGAGACCCGTCCCCGCGACGAACTGATGTGGGCCTGGCGACGGCTACTGGCGACCGGTGGTGGCGTATCAATGTCGGAACTGGCCGGGGAGGTCGGCTGGAGTTCCCGCTACCTCAGTCGGTGTTTCGGGATGGAGATCGGATTGAGTCCGAAGCGGGCCGCCCGGGTGGTGCGGTTCGACCGGGCTCGCCGGCTGCTCCAACGCCGGGCCGGCGCCGGCCGGGCCGGCGGACTGGCCGAGGTGGCCGCCACCACGGGCTACTACGACCAGGCGCACCTCGACCGGGACTTCCGGGCCTTCGCCGGTTGTCCGCCGAGCCGCTGGCTCGCCGAGGAGTTCCGACTCGCCGACGAGTTCCAGGACGTCGAGGAGTTCCCGGCCGTCGACGAGTTGTCGACCAGCGACGAGTTCCCGACCGTCGAGGAGTTCCAGGCCTTCGACGGATCCTCCGGCCGTTGA
- a CDS encoding VOC family protein yields MTVDPPPPQVWPTVRARDARKLIRFLVDAFGFEEVMVSAEGDLVHHAQLRWPPGGGIMLGSVRDDPEDRWPLQPGTFGGYVVTDDPDALCTRAIAAGAELVQELRDTDYGSREFLVRDPEGNRWSFGTYRGEPYRS; encoded by the coding sequence ATGACAGTTGATCCGCCACCGCCACAGGTCTGGCCCACGGTTCGCGCCCGGGACGCCCGGAAACTGATCCGGTTCCTCGTCGACGCCTTCGGCTTCGAGGAGGTCATGGTCAGCGCCGAGGGCGACCTCGTGCACCACGCCCAACTCCGCTGGCCGCCCGGCGGCGGAATCATGCTGGGCAGCGTCCGCGACGATCCGGAGGACCGGTGGCCGCTCCAGCCGGGCACCTTCGGCGGCTACGTGGTCACGGACGACCCGGACGCGCTGTGTACCCGGGCGATCGCGGCCGGCGCCGAGCTGGTCCAGGAGCTACGGGACACCGACTACGGCTCGCGTGAATTCCTGGTACGGGATCCGGAGGGCAACCGCTGGTCGTTCGGCACCTATCGCGGCGAGCCGTACCGGTCCTGA
- a CDS encoding nuclear transport factor 2 family protein: protein MTINTNHSSALAPVDFRPMLWANWMALRNGDLSLVEEILAPTVAAHLPATADGPEHLDGRQALVGWLSARHDRHPDARLTVGVGPIIGPDLIAGRWTRTDDGGDGPIGAHRRVDGTACGVDIIRIDGDRIAEYWGHDDSYQLERCLAYSAA from the coding sequence ATGACCATCAACACCAACCACAGCTCGGCCCTCGCCCCGGTCGACTTCCGGCCGATGCTCTGGGCGAACTGGATGGCGCTGCGCAACGGCGACCTGTCGCTCGTCGAGGAGATCCTCGCCCCCACGGTGGCAGCCCACCTGCCGGCAACCGCTGACGGCCCGGAACACCTCGACGGGCGGCAGGCACTCGTCGGCTGGCTGTCGGCGCGACACGACCGCCATCCGGACGCGCGGCTGACCGTCGGGGTCGGCCCCATCATCGGGCCCGACCTGATCGCCGGCCGTTGGACCCGTACCGACGACGGAGGCGACGGTCCCATCGGTGCACATCGGCGGGTCGACGGGACGGCCTGCGGAGTGGACATCATCCGGATCGACGGCGACCGGATCGCCGAGTACTGGGGACACGACGACAGCTACCAGCTGGAGCGTTGCCTGGCGTACAGCGCCGCGTAG
- a CDS encoding helix-turn-helix transcriptional regulator, with product MNRTDRLYALVEELRAVAPRPRSARWLAERFEVDARTIRRDIGALQESGVPIYPELGRGGGYALDRTYTLPPVNITPREAIAAAVALETMVDTPFLDAARSVLCKILAVMSQSDVDAVREVADRIRLTPSGPEPAPARQVLRTAGDAVLSRTVLSIEYVDRHGTASSRLIEPVELLGAGRLWYLVGWCRLRQEVRGFRLDRMRQAAVTDEVAPRRSIDRVWQAGLDLPATRLRLPGSADSSRKADRMLS from the coding sequence GTGAACCGTACCGATCGGCTTTACGCCCTGGTGGAAGAGTTGCGTGCGGTCGCACCCAGACCGCGCAGCGCGCGCTGGCTCGCCGAACGTTTCGAGGTTGACGCGCGCACGATCCGGCGGGACATCGGTGCCCTGCAGGAGTCCGGCGTACCCATCTATCCGGAGCTCGGGCGGGGCGGCGGCTACGCGCTGGACCGGACCTACACGCTACCGCCGGTCAACATCACCCCGCGCGAGGCGATCGCCGCGGCCGTCGCGCTGGAGACGATGGTCGACACCCCGTTCCTCGACGCGGCGCGTTCGGTGCTCTGCAAGATCCTCGCCGTGATGTCGCAGTCTGATGTGGACGCGGTACGCGAGGTCGCGGACCGGATCCGGCTGACCCCGTCCGGGCCGGAGCCCGCGCCGGCCCGGCAGGTGCTACGGACCGCCGGGGACGCGGTGCTGAGCCGTACGGTGCTGTCGATCGAGTACGTGGACCGGCACGGAACGGCGTCCTCCCGGCTCATCGAGCCGGTGGAGCTGCTCGGCGCCGGCCGCCTGTGGTATCTCGTCGGCTGGTGCCGGCTCCGGCAGGAGGTGCGGGGATTCCGGCTGGACCGGATGCGTCAGGCGGCCGTCACCGACGAGGTCGCGCCGCGCAGGTCGATCGACCGGGTCTGGCAGGCGGGACTCGACCTGCCGGCGACCCGCCTCCGGCTGCCCGGAAGTGCGGATTCGTCGAGAAAAGCGGACAGGATGCTGTCCTGA
- a CDS encoding DUF805 domain-containing protein, with the protein MSFTAAVRSVLSQYVGFGGRARRAEYWWFFLFSVLVGIVTSILDSVLGTDFEGSSTSGGLLNLIASLALFLPSLAVAVRRLHDTDRSGWWILIGLIPLVGAIVLLVFFVQDGTSGPNRFGPSPKYDPVPGWAA; encoded by the coding sequence ATGTCATTCACCGCTGCTGTTCGTTCGGTGCTCTCCCAGTATGTCGGGTTCGGCGGGCGGGCTCGCCGCGCCGAGTACTGGTGGTTCTTCCTCTTCTCGGTCCTCGTCGGCATCGTGACCTCGATCCTCGATTCCGTGCTGGGCACCGACTTCGAAGGGTCGAGTACGTCAGGTGGCCTTCTGAACCTGATCGCCAGCCTGGCGCTCTTCCTGCCGTCGCTGGCGGTCGCCGTGCGGCGCCTGCACGACACCGACCGTTCCGGCTGGTGGATTCTGATCGGCCTGATCCCGCTTGTCGGTGCGATTGTCCTGCTGGTGTTCTTCGTGCAGGACGGCACGTCCGGTCCGAACCGCTTCGGTCCCAGCCCGAAGTACGACCCCGTACCCGGCTGGGCCGCCTGA
- a CDS encoding YfbM family protein codes for MLGVHFAITTEQEHSLLAADGDNDTVSELLDEIEESWSDGRLKVDTDKAWDAIHRCLTDGTLGPDAGEYPLSHVVLGGRHLHDEYHVVYVSAREVRSVADALLPVDRAWLRGRFDAIDDTDYDGTHDDADFEYTWDNFVDLQAFYDRAAAAGRAVLFTAT; via the coding sequence ATGTTGGGCGTGCACTTCGCCATCACCACAGAGCAGGAGCACTCACTGCTTGCGGCTGACGGCGATAACGACACGGTGAGCGAGCTCCTCGATGAGATAGAGGAGTCGTGGAGCGATGGCCGGTTGAAGGTCGATACCGACAAGGCTTGGGACGCCATCCATCGCTGCCTGACCGACGGCACGCTGGGCCCGGACGCCGGCGAGTATCCGCTGTCCCACGTGGTCCTCGGCGGGCGGCATCTCCACGACGAGTACCACGTCGTATACGTCAGTGCCCGCGAGGTCCGGAGCGTGGCCGATGCCCTGCTGCCTGTGGACCGAGCGTGGCTTCGCGGCCGGTTCGATGCGATCGACGACACCGACTACGACGGCACACATGACGACGCAGATTTCGAGTACACCTGGGACAACTTCGTCGATCTCCAAGCGTTCTATGATCGAGCCGCTGCCGCAGGACGCGCGGTGCTCTTCACCGCGACCTGA
- a CDS encoding cytidylate kinase family protein translates to MEHGTRDDLLGRLAEEIGSATTNHPLRVAIDGPPAAGKTTLADELEVVLHTQGREVIRATIEGFLFPRAQRYRRGQYSAEGCYFDAHNRDAMCQVLLDPLGPDGDRRFRTAVYHRETDTTLSLPVATAPADAVLLFDGVFLLRPELINRWDLSIFMSVTFDRTLDRAQARGTALAGLAADTTEIERSWRNRYIPSQQLYFTQARPTDHADIIVNNDELQQPAWEVRPHGSVHRN, encoded by the coding sequence ATGGAACACGGCACCCGCGACGATCTCCTTGGCCGGCTGGCCGAGGAGATCGGGTCCGCCACGACCAACCACCCGCTACGGGTCGCCATCGACGGGCCGCCGGCCGCCGGCAAGACCACGCTGGCAGACGAACTCGAAGTCGTCCTCCACACGCAGGGTCGCGAAGTCATCCGCGCGACGATCGAGGGCTTTCTCTTCCCCCGGGCACAGCGCTATCGACGCGGCCAGTACTCGGCAGAGGGCTGCTACTTCGATGCCCACAACCGCGACGCCATGTGTCAGGTGCTGCTCGATCCGCTGGGCCCGGACGGAGACCGAAGGTTCCGGACAGCGGTCTACCACCGGGAAACGGACACCACACTGTCCCTCCCAGTCGCCACGGCCCCCGCGGACGCCGTGCTGCTCTTCGACGGCGTCTTCCTCCTACGTCCAGAGCTGATCAACCGATGGGACCTGAGCATCTTCATGTCCGTCACGTTCGATCGGACACTGGATCGCGCCCAGGCCCGAGGCACGGCACTCGCCGGACTCGCCGCCGACACAACCGAGATCGAGCGGTCCTGGCGCAACCGCTACATCCCCTCCCAGCAGCTCTACTTCACGCAGGCCCGCCCGACCGACCACGCGGACATCATCGTGAACAACGACGAGCTCCAGCAGCCCGCCTGGGAAGTCAGACCGCACGGATCGGTACACAGGAATTGA
- a CDS encoding AfsR/SARP family transcriptional regulator, with product MKFGVLGPLRVCADTGAELVLRSRHQRTVLGVLLVGAGEVVTVDRLVEALWTDRPPASYASNLQTYVSRLRDRLPGVVIEHRSDGYLLRVDTDDVDVLVFRREVAIGRAALAAGDPVTAAERFRRGLRQWRGRPLADLSVPTLEPELARWELERVGAQEDCVDADLAADADLAPVLAELHRLVTEQPLRERPHGQLMVALCRAGRRAEALAAYQHARETLVTELGIEPGAQLRGLHQAVLRGEEPSISRPNRSGAVARSPFPVCQLPPALSGFVGRTGSLHRIEELLRADAGGVPVVAVSGQPGVGKSALAVVTAHRLRARFPDGQLFVNLTGASAAPRDPAAVLADLLRVLGVPGSALPQNLSALAAAYRARLADRRVLVVLDDAATAAQVRPLLPGTPGSAVLTTSRRRLSGLIDARHLPIGPLTDEEARALLAHVVGSDRVAEEPGQAARIAAACGNLPLAVRIAGTRLVTRSWPLAILADRLDDERQRLDELAAGDQQVRASLALSVQALPPATREAFGLLGSLGPVSFASWAVAELLDHADVDRVLDELVEASLLEVDRSVPGAEPRYRLHDLLRVYAEELAGTDGSHRQASAVGDGSASAAGDRPASAAENRSASAVGDRSATRDGVGDGRRSRARRRVLAAAIALAGIAARGLPRTLTWARLEEPPEPVRSRQNVTERIAVDPVGWLTAELDFLLGLLGQAWDGAADREAIVLARRLAPFLWVHGHWTKLQVVQRLARQAAERCGDDRTVARTEFVTGVLRLARGDLLGAAERLSSGRARFERLDDRHGLACLLSDQAVLHDYQNQAEDAARTAGRAVELFRAEGDPLGALLAAPVLSAAYRGLGRLDEALEVDRAAVEEAGELGAAEIVTARCLNALAVTRLLRGEPSLAYAAAERAVDLLRTVGDRYVLLAALRHLASAAVCLGRRAEAVHRLQQSHDLAVQLGDRPWATGLARDLAVSWIGEGRAEAAVEVLRRCAGTFEEMSMPSARAATLAMLARAYDEVGNADAARDARFWADILSDPRDTRTPALASIVLRLADAPGLVGSAGPS from the coding sequence GTGAAGTTCGGGGTTCTCGGACCACTGCGGGTCTGCGCGGACACCGGCGCCGAACTGGTGTTGCGCAGTCGGCACCAGCGGACGGTGCTCGGCGTTCTGCTGGTCGGCGCCGGAGAGGTGGTGACGGTCGACCGCCTCGTGGAAGCATTGTGGACGGACCGACCACCGGCCTCGTACGCGTCGAACCTCCAGACGTACGTTTCCCGGTTGCGGGACCGGTTGCCGGGCGTGGTCATCGAACACCGCAGCGACGGCTATCTGCTCCGGGTCGACACCGACGACGTCGACGTGCTGGTGTTCCGGCGCGAGGTCGCCATCGGGCGGGCGGCATTAGCGGCGGGCGATCCGGTCACCGCGGCGGAGCGGTTCCGGCGCGGGCTCCGGCAGTGGCGGGGACGGCCGTTGGCCGATCTGTCGGTGCCGACCCTGGAGCCCGAACTCGCCCGCTGGGAGCTGGAGCGGGTCGGTGCACAGGAGGACTGTGTGGACGCCGACCTCGCCGCCGACGCCGACCTCGCTCCGGTGCTCGCCGAGTTGCACCGGCTGGTGACCGAACAGCCGCTGCGGGAGAGGCCGCACGGGCAGTTGATGGTCGCGCTGTGCCGGGCCGGTCGCCGGGCCGAGGCGCTGGCGGCCTATCAGCACGCCCGCGAGACGCTGGTGACGGAGCTGGGTATCGAGCCGGGCGCGCAGCTTCGCGGGCTGCACCAGGCGGTCCTGCGCGGCGAGGAGCCCTCCATCTCCCGCCCGAACCGGTCCGGGGCGGTCGCCCGGTCACCGTTTCCGGTCTGCCAGCTGCCTCCGGCACTGTCGGGGTTCGTCGGCCGTACCGGCAGCCTGCACCGGATCGAGGAACTGCTGCGGGCGGATGCCGGCGGCGTACCGGTGGTGGCGGTGTCGGGTCAGCCCGGGGTGGGCAAGAGCGCCCTGGCGGTGGTGACGGCGCACCGGCTCCGGGCCCGGTTCCCGGACGGGCAGCTTTTCGTCAACCTCACCGGCGCCTCGGCCGCGCCCCGGGATCCCGCCGCCGTCCTGGCCGACCTGCTGCGGGTGTTGGGCGTACCCGGATCGGCCCTGCCGCAGAACCTCTCCGCCCTCGCCGCGGCCTACCGGGCCCGGCTCGCCGACCGGCGGGTGCTCGTCGTGCTGGACGACGCCGCGACCGCCGCGCAGGTCCGGCCCCTGTTGCCGGGTACGCCGGGCAGCGCCGTGCTGACCACGAGCCGTCGCCGGTTGAGTGGCCTGATCGACGCCCGGCACCTGCCGATCGGTCCTCTCACCGACGAGGAGGCGCGGGCGCTGCTGGCCCACGTCGTCGGATCGGACCGGGTGGCGGAGGAGCCCGGCCAGGCGGCCCGGATCGCCGCTGCGTGCGGCAACCTTCCGCTCGCGGTACGGATTGCGGGTACTCGGCTCGTCACCCGATCCTGGCCGTTGGCGATCCTGGCGGACCGGCTCGACGACGAACGGCAGCGCCTCGACGAACTGGCCGCCGGTGACCAGCAGGTACGGGCCAGCCTCGCGCTCAGTGTGCAGGCGCTCCCGCCGGCAACCCGGGAGGCGTTCGGCCTGCTCGGCTCGCTCGGGCCGGTCAGCTTCGCGTCCTGGGCGGTCGCCGAACTGCTCGACCACGCCGACGTCGACCGGGTCCTCGACGAACTGGTAGAGGCCAGCCTGCTGGAGGTGGACCGTTCGGTGCCCGGCGCCGAGCCGCGTTACCGCCTGCACGATCTGCTGCGCGTCTACGCCGAGGAACTCGCCGGCACGGACGGGTCGCACCGGCAGGCTTCGGCTGTGGGGGACGGGTCGGCTTCGGCCGCGGGAGACCGGCCGGCTTCGGCTGCTGAGAACCGGTCGGCTTCGGCTGTGGGGGACCGGTCGGCGACCCGGGACGGTGTGGGGGACGGGCGGCGGTCGCGGGCCCGGCGTCGCGTGCTGGCGGCGGCCATCGCCCTCGCGGGAATCGCCGCCCGTGGGTTGCCCCGGACCCTGACCTGGGCCCGGCTGGAGGAACCGCCGGAGCCGGTCCGGTCCCGCCAGAACGTCACCGAGCGGATCGCCGTCGATCCGGTCGGCTGGCTCACGGCCGAACTCGACTTCCTGCTCGGTCTGCTCGGCCAGGCGTGGGACGGTGCCGCCGACCGGGAGGCGATCGTGCTCGCCAGGCGGCTCGCGCCCTTCCTCTGGGTGCACGGCCACTGGACGAAGTTGCAGGTCGTGCAGCGGCTGGCCCGACAGGCGGCCGAGCGGTGCGGCGACGATCGGACGGTCGCGCGTACCGAGTTCGTCACCGGGGTGCTGCGGCTGGCCCGGGGCGACCTGCTCGGCGCGGCCGAGCGGTTGAGCAGCGGACGGGCCCGGTTCGAGCGGCTCGACGACCGGCACGGCCTGGCCTGCCTGCTCAGTGACCAGGCGGTGCTGCACGACTATCAGAACCAGGCCGAGGACGCCGCGCGGACGGCCGGACGGGCGGTCGAGTTGTTCCGGGCCGAGGGGGATCCGCTGGGTGCCCTGCTGGCCGCCCCGGTCCTCTCCGCCGCCTACCGGGGGCTGGGTCGGCTCGACGAGGCCCTGGAGGTGGACCGGGCGGCGGTGGAGGAGGCCGGTGAACTGGGCGCTGCGGAGATCGTCACGGCGCGGTGCCTGAACGCGCTCGCGGTGACCCGGTTGCTGCGCGGCGAGCCGTCGCTGGCGTACGCCGCCGCCGAGCGGGCGGTGGACCTGCTCCGGACCGTGGGCGACCGGTACGTGCTGTTGGCGGCGCTGCGTCATCTCGCCTCGGCAGCGGTCTGCCTGGGCCGGCGGGCGGAGGCGGTGCACCGGCTCCAGCAGAGCCACGACCTGGCGGTGCAGTTGGGCGACCGGCCGTGGGCCACCGGACTGGCCCGGGACCTCGCGGTCAGTTGGATCGGCGAGGGGCGGGCCGAGGCCGCCGTCGAGGTACTGCGCCGCTGCGCCGGGACCTTCGAGGAGATGAGCATGCCGTCGGCGCGGGCGGCGACCCTCGCCATGCTGGCCCGGGCGTACGACGAGGTCGGTAACGCCGACGCCGCGCGGGACGCCCGGTTCTGGGCGGACATTCTCAGCGATCCCCGGGACACCCGTACGCCCGCGCTGGCGAGCATCGTGCTGCGGCTGGCCGACGCACCCGGTCTGGTGGGCAGCGCGGGACCGTCCTGA